The genome window AGTGTGTCAAGAGCATGATTTTTGGTACTTGGGGGTGTTTTAAAAATCAGCCATTGTTATGCCGATATGTTGCTTGGTTAATTTGTTATTTGACTTCTGGAAATCCTTTTTATGTACTTATGCAGATACAATCCTTTAGGGTAATTATTATAGTCGGAGTagttgaattgaatttttatgaTGTCACAGTCTGAATCACCACAGGCCCCTCAATTTATTTAGTATGttattggggaaaaaaaaaaaaaaaactggagAGTGGGCTATCTACATACTAGgtgttttgttaaatttattttttattttttactgtAGAAGTATTACGCAGTACACTTCTTGTGCATTGATAGCACTATTTGTTGCTTAATTTttgcaaacttttttttttgcagagGTTGGTGTGTTTTTATACCTGTGTTGTGAGAGGACACTGGTTTTCTCAGAGTTATTGGATATTAGGGAAGCCATAAATTTTTTCCTAAGAACTTGAAATTCGGGCTTTGTCCATCTTGGATCGACACAGTTTGTTAGTATGATTGCCACTAAAACCATGCTATCAAGCAACAAGCTGAAGATTAAATTTGCCTGCAAAAGAATTGAAGCTGATCTTGGCAAAAAAATAGAAGCTGATCCTCAGAAACGCTCGTGTGACTTTGGGCATCAAGTTTCACTTAATGAGGTCAGCTCAATGGCAAAACCTTCTTTCCCAGGTTCTAAGAAGCGTGCAGCCCCAGAAGCTCTCGAATCtcagaaagagaagaagctgAAGATGGATCGTAGTGTGACGTTGCAGTGTTCAACGATTCTGAAAACACTGATAACTCATAAGGATGGTTGGGCTTTCAGTAAACCAGTTGATCCCTTGTCTCTAAACATTCCTGATTACTTTCATATTATTTCTCATCCCATGGATTTGGGCACGATAAAATCAAAGCTGGAGAAAAATATGTACCGCAACACTGAAGAGTTTGCAGCTGATGTCAGACTGACTTTTTCTAATGCCATGGTCTACAATCCTCCTGCCAATATTTTTCATCAGATGGCCAAAAACCTGAATAAGATTTTTGAGATGAGATGGTGTCTTTTAGGTGGGAAATTGAATCATGGAAGCTCAAAGGTTGAACCAGGGAAAtcattgagtggtcaaattaAGAAAGTAACTTATACAAGGCAGAATCCTGATAGAACTCCTCCCTTTCATAATATGTCGGTGACCAAGAGGTCCATGCCTTCCGAAGAGAAGGTCAGAGTTCATGTTGATACAAGGCAGAATCTCAGTAGAACTCCTCCCTTTCATAATATGTCGGTGACCAAGAGGTCCATGCCTTCCGAAGAGAAGGTCAGAGTTCATTTTGGTGTGAGTGATGGTGAGGTAAGTAAGaaattgtgattttcttttgcttacaAAGATGTTTACTGGATTGGTACAAAAACGTAAAATTTGCATTTCCTATTCTAGATTAGTAGTTATGCTGTTGAAGTAGTTTGCATTTCCTTTTCTGTCAGagtaatatatattttgtttacaGGCAGAGCTTTCCAAAACAGTGCAGCATTGCACTCCCAAATTGTTAGCAAAGAACTCTAATAGAGgtatgaaagaaaaacaagcttCAGGCTTTAGTTTCTGCTTTATGGATATCTATGCGTGCTAATTCAGTGTGTCATACAGGCACTGATAGTGGCAGTAGACAAGCTTCAGGCGCTATGAATGCAAACCAGCCATCAAGCCCGGTTGGCAGAAAATGTGGTTCATGTGGCAACCTTGCATGTCGATGCGGGCTTCCTTGTGACTCAATGGGCAGAGATCATGGTTTGTCTAATCCCAATGCATCCAGACTGGTATGCAtgaaaatatttcttttaatgtCCTTGAGAGTTTAAGTTAAGAGTTTTATGTTCTTTTAGCAGTAATTGAAACTTCTTATTCAATTCTAGGATTGTCAAGCAAAAAGCTTGTCAACATCCCAGATGAGCAAGTCAGATCCAGAATCTGATGGTGAGATGACGCAACAATTTGTTATATTATGATATTTAACCAGTTATTTTAGTGATCTGAGTACTGGATTGGTGTTGGAAATAATATGAAGGGGCTGTAAGTGCTTTGGATGATGAAAACATTTGTCCCAGCCCTCAGCTTACAACTCCAGTAACAGATGCTGCTTCTGGAGAAGGTAAGTTTATTCACCAGCAATGCCAAAATTAAGTTGTAGCATCGTCCATTTTGGCATATGTGGACTTATTAAATTGGAGTTCTTACTGAATTGTTTCAGAATGGAAAACTTCTCTTTTTGATGTTCAACTTTCACCAAAAAGAGCTCTCCGTGCTGCAATGCTAAAGAGCCGCTTTGCAGACACTATTTGGAAAGCTCAACAAGAAAAACTCCTGGATCAAGTAAGCTTCATTTTTTCACAAGATCATGCAAGGCTAGTTGGATACTGAGTGAGAAGGTTTCCATGCAATTTTAGTAATTTACTTGTTTTTCATTCTTACATCCAGGGTGGTAGATGTGATCCAATGAAGATGCGACAGGAAAAAGCAAGATTGGAGAGGAGGCAGCATGAAGGTAAAGCTGGCTTTGTTTCTTCCTTTATTCTTTGCCATCATTTTGGGTTTGAAGATTCTTAATTTTATAAGAATGCAACCAATAGTTATACTGTATCAGGTTAGCCTCATGTGTGCAATGTGAAAGTGCACGATTTTTAAGTTAAGGGCTTGTCTGCGTGGCAAACACTTGCTTGGTGttctttttcagttttcttgATTTGTACCAAAACGTTTTTTGGTCATTTAGGTGGATAACAATTCTAACTTTTTAAAGGCCAAATTGAATCTTTtatctgttttctttcttttttgttttggccaTATTGACTCTTGGTCTCCCAGTCCTAGTGTTTTGGCCATGTTGAATCTTGCTCTCCAGTCCTAGTGTTTGATAACAAAATTCATGGATCTTGATGTTGAAGTTTGTTGCAATATCATGATTATCATGATTATATTGTTAAAGCATTACACTGCATGACTCATCAATAAAATCTCCTGCTGCACCTACcttatattaattgatgatctTAAACTTTACCATACTACAGAGAAGGCAAGGATTGAAGCTGAAATAAGAGCTGCTGAAGCCGCCACACGAATGAGGGCTGAGATTGAGTTGAAGCAGCAAcggaagagaaaaagagaagaagctcGAATTGCACTTGAGAAGGTTTAcctttgtttttcatatttacaACTTCTTGCGTGAATGTTATCTCTTTGGTGCCTTTGTGGTCTTAATTTGCTGAGTGTCCTTATCCAGATGCAAAGAACGGTTGAGATTGATCAAAACTTGAGGATCCTAGAGGAACTTGAAAGATTAACTGGATTCTCTCCATCCACTCCTCTTCTCAACTGTAAGGGTCGGTCTGGGGCGTTTAGAGGAGCGCACCTCCGATCGCCTTTGGAACAGTTAGGTTTGTTTATAAAGGCTGAATATTCGGgagatgaggatgatgatgagtCAATTCTGAACGAGGATGGGGAGGAAGGGGAGATTGTTTGATACATTACGTGTTGGTCCCTTACTAATTGTATGTGTTCTGTTTTTCCAGCTCAAGATGTTTTGTATCAGTCTATCGAGAGGGAAAAGAGACCAttgtaaataattttttactttttttaattttccgGTAATGGGGATATACGAGTATATATAATAGATTCTCTCTTAAAGAACGAAGAAGAAAGTGTCTGATCAGTTTTCTCTTACTCTACTTACTCTTTCCTCTGTCTCTGCTCTGCTCTAATCAAATGGTTCTACTTTTTTACCTGTTAATGAGTTCAAGTCCCATAATTAGTCTCATGGAGTAATTTCGATTCAGATTCCAGTCCGTATTTTGAATTCCGATTACACACAAAATCTGTAAAATAGTCCTTTCAACAAATAATTAACTTCCCAGATAAAAGACTAGAGTGATTCAAACTTGATTAACATCATAAACATCAGGTGAAGCATACGCCTTTCTTGAagaagggtttagggttcaaaCAGTGAAATAAGGGTAATATATTCCAACGGTCGAATTGGATTCGCTCCTTTTTGATAGGATACGCCTGTCGATTTGTGTgcgagagagaaaaagagagatgagGCAGAGAAGAAAGATTGGATCATAAATCCCAGAAACCCTAATCGCGGaggaagaagcagaagaaggaCAATTCTTCGGATGCTATCTGTTGACCTCTAGCAGCCCCCGCTATAAAGGCCACACCTATATTGGGTACCTTCCATCTTccccaatttttattttttttatttttttttattttttcaaattctcAATCTGTTCAGAATAATCAGGTCAATCTTGATCCATCTGAAATTCTTTAaattttgaggttttctttAGGGCTTGGATTAAGAAGAGAGCCCACTTTGACTGTGTCTtggtttatgttttatttggGCGGTGCTGATACAGATTCACAGTGAACCCACGGCGTCGTATAAGACAGCATAATGGAGAAATAGCTCAAGGTGCTTGGAGAACGAAGCGGAAGCGTCCATGGGAGATGGTCTTGTGCATCTATGGTTTCCCAACTAACGTTTCTGCTCTCCAGGtctcttcatttctttttttctttttttcgctTTACAATTATTTGTCTTAGTGCATTGCTCTGTATGAtctgtttgtgtttttaatttgatgaTTGGGACCAAATTAGATACAAATTATTTGAGAATTATATTCTGATAATTATGTGTCATTTGAGGATATTTCCAGCTTGATTGGGACCCATCTTGAGTTGGCACCAATTCTAGGATCAATTTGGACCTGGttaaaatttgattaattgCATTACTATTTTAGGATTGATattaattggaaatttgggacctaCTTTCTAATATTCCCTTTGGAACTTTGCAGTTTGAATTGTCCTGGCAGAACCCAACTGTATCAAAGGCAGGCAGGCTGCTGCAAGCTTTAAATCCCTGGGAGGGCTTGTCAGTAAGATCAAACTTGCATACACCATGCTCACTCTCCCTCCTTGGCAGAggtatcattttattttcttccttgtgAGTTGTGAATGGATGAATATTATACATGCGCTTTTGCTGTTATTGATGAAAAGTGATAGTGTTTCTATGTATCTTCAGCTTGAACATCACTGTAAACTTCTTTTCAACCCAGTAC of Prunus dulcis chromosome 4, ALMONDv2, whole genome shotgun sequence contains these proteins:
- the LOC117624681 gene encoding transcription factor GTE10-like isoform X2, with translation MIATKTMLSSNKLKIKFACKRIEADLGKKIEADPQKRSCDFGHQVSLNEVSSMAKPSFPGSKKRAAPEALESQKEKKLKMDRSVTLQCSTILKTLITHKDGWAFSKPVDPLSLNIPDYFHIISHPMDLGTIKSKLEKNMYRNTEEFAADVRLTFSNAMVYNPPANIFHQMAKNLNKIFEMRWCLLGGKLNHGSSKVEPGKSLSGQIKKVTYTRQNPDRTPPFHNMSVTKRSMPSEEKVRVHVDTRQNLSRTPPFHNMSVTKRSMPSEEKVRVHFGVSDGEAELSKTVQHCTPKLLAKNSNRGTDSGSRQASGAMNANQPSSPVGRKCGSCGNLACRCGLPCDSMGRDHGLSNPNASRLGGRCDPMKMRQEKARLERRQHEEKARIEAEIRAAEAATRMRAEIELKQQRKRKREEARIALEKMQRTVEIDQNLRILEELERLTGFSPSTPLLNCKGRSGAFRGAHLRSPLEQLGLFIKAEYSGDEDDDESILNEDGEEGEIV
- the LOC117624681 gene encoding transcription factor GTE12-like isoform X1, with the protein product MIATKTMLSSNKLKIKFACKRIEADLGKKIEADPQKRSCDFGHQVSLNEVSSMAKPSFPGSKKRAAPEALESQKEKKLKMDRSVTLQCSTILKTLITHKDGWAFSKPVDPLSLNIPDYFHIISHPMDLGTIKSKLEKNMYRNTEEFAADVRLTFSNAMVYNPPANIFHQMAKNLNKIFEMRWCLLGGKLNHGSSKVEPGKSLSGQIKKVTYTRQNPDRTPPFHNMSVTKRSMPSEEKVRVHVDTRQNLSRTPPFHNMSVTKRSMPSEEKVRVHFGVSDGEAELSKTVQHCTPKLLAKNSNRGTDSGSRQASGAMNANQPSSPVGRKCGSCGNLACRCGLPCDSMGRDHGLSNPNASRLDCQAKSLSTSQMSKSDPESDGAVSALDDENICPSPQLTTPVTDAASGEEWKTSLFDVQLSPKRALRAAMLKSRFADTIWKAQQEKLLDQGGRCDPMKMRQEKARLERRQHEEKARIEAEIRAAEAATRMRAEIELKQQRKRKREEARIALEKMQRTVEIDQNLRILEELERLTGFSPSTPLLNCKGRSGAFRGAHLRSPLEQLGLFIKAEYSGDEDDDESILNEDGEEGEIV